From the Hordeum vulgare subsp. vulgare chromosome 1H, MorexV3_pseudomolecules_assembly, whole genome shotgun sequence genome, the window CCCATCGACGACGTCACCTACTTCGAGGAGCACCGCGACAAGATCATGCCCGGCGTCAAGTTACTGTACAAGACCGTCTGCCGCGTCGTCCTCGACGACACCTGCGCCTCCGACGACGCCATCTTCTTACCCAGGAGCAGCACCGCCTCCGTGCCGCGCGCCATCGGCTCTCCCGCGTTCGCCGGCCCCACCCCGGTCCCCGAGAcgccgacgacgccgacgacgccGAGGTTCGCCGACCTGAACGCGATAATGACGCCGAGGTTCTCCCAGCTGAACGCGATGGCGCCGCCGTGGTCACCGGTCCGGGTGGCGCAGCAGCATCACCAGCAACACCAAATGATCATCGACCCCCTTCCAGAGGAGTTCCGCTCGCTCTTCATCACCTTCTCCCGCGGCTACCCTATCGACAAGGACGACATCAAGGAGTTCTTCAACTCGTAAGTTTCGCCACTacttcctctgtaaactaatactaATATAAGAACGGTTAGTGATCTATTAGTTTACATAGGGAGTACTACAGCGTATATCAGTGGCAACTGGCAAGGCGGGGTTACTACGCACGTACGTGTATCATAGTATAAGTATATGGTGCATGCATGTGATGCATGGATGGATGCAGGCTGCACGGGCCGTGCGTGGAGGACGTGATGGTGGAGAGGGCGCCGGCGGGGCAGCTTCCGGTGTACGGGAGGGTGGTGCTGCAGAGCCCGGACATGATCCCGGTGCTGCTCGGGGGCGAGCCGACGGCCAAGTACATCATCAAGGGCAGGCACCTCTGGGCCAGGGTCTACGTGCCCAGCTCCAGGCACTCCACCTTCATCGAAGCCTGAATGCTTGATCCATCCTACAATTAAGAAACTGTGTGCATGAAGTTGGAGCTTGAAGATGCATGTGTCATGGCGATGGCACAGTCGGTTACTCGGTTAATTGGCTACCTACTACTACTCGATTGATTGGTCCACAGACTATACTCGAGAGATGAGACCATCGATCGATATATACATATGTGTGTCCAGTTTGTGCTTTGTGCTTGTCTTAATTATATGTATGGAACAATGTGTGTTTACTTCCGTTTCCTTTTCATATAGACGTATGCTTCTTTCAGCTCTGTCCGTGCATAAAACCTCCCACTACTTGACAAAAATGCTTGACCGATGCTTCTTGTGTTTGATCAGCAGATGCTCGATCGATCAGGCCCTGGTTTGAGATAGCAGGAATTATTTACCATTCCTTTCCAGAATTCAACTATCTATGGCCTCTTCGGTTCAAAAGATTTTTGTAGGATTATAGAATTCTTTAGAGTTTTCCTATATATGTTGCTCCTTTGATTCGTAGGACTGAATCTGTAGGAATTTTTACTAAAGAATCATTTGCACTGCATCCCATAGAAAATCTAGCATCCACTTGAACCTCTTGGATATTTATTTTGCTTAATTGGGCATGACATTCCATTCTGCGCTTTTTCTATTCCTACGTTTTCATAATCCTACAAATCAAACAAGCCCTTACTGTGGAACTTCCGACGTTATTCCTGTGTTCTTAACAGGCCACTAGTTATGAGAATCAAACCGTTTCATGTGAAATTCCCAAGAAATTCCTGCATCCCAAACAGGCCGTTGTTTACCAGGCAATTCGGTAGCCTATACTTACATCACGGCATCAAGGATGTTTCCGGTTACAGAACAGTCTCAAGCTCTCAATATGGAAATTACCCAAATCCATCTCTACATCAATAGTATCTTTCAGGGTAGTATGCCTCACAAGACCATATATACCAATTATGGAAACACTTTTGTCGCGTGTGAAATGGACACAAATGATCACATCAACATCTACCGAGTTATTTCTCCGTGAGCGTTTTCTCCCACGTATTCCAGCACATCTAGTGTCCCCGCCTACAAGCTTCAGTTCATGCTGCTTAAAGTTTTGATGCCGCGACATAGCTCTGCTCAGCATGCCCCTCCACAAAATTCTGTTTGGCATGTTTGCCAGATAGCCAGGGAGTGAGCGCATTGACCAGCCTCTTGATGTCATCCGAGGAATGAGAAGCACTCAAAGTTATTCGCAGCCTGTCAAGAGATTCATGGTCAGTTAATCTTGGTCGATTGGTGATTTATCCGCACTAGAATCGAGCAGGAATCCATAGATACAGAGATATGCATGCTACAAGCAATTTTGCTAATTATGACATTGTGC encodes:
- the LOC123439503 gene encoding uncharacterized protein LOC123439503, giving the protein MGPGMLEMAIFYAQERSFFHRLVRDLGQEREHMRWVIALWLWLEADGHDKFMRRASALPGPVVLRFVDEALACLARLAGRELAGAGTLLPCTNALLNRPIDDVTYFEEHRDKIMPGVKLLYKTVCRVVLDDTCASDDAIFLPRSSTASVPRAIGSPAFAGPTPVPETPTTPTTPRFADLNAIMTPRFSQLNAMAPPWSPVRVAQQHHQQHQMIIDPLPEEFRSLFITFSRGYPIDKDDIKEFFNSLHGPCVEDVMVERAPAGQLPVYGRVVLQSPDMIPVLLGGEPTAKYIIKGRHLWARVYVPSSRHSTFIEA